In [Mycobacterium] stephanolepidis, the genomic window CCCGGATCGTTGGGCGCGACCTTCACCGACCGCGAGCAGCCCATGCAGCGGCATATCGAAGCGCTGGCCGGGTTGTTCGATTTCGCCTTCCCGCCTGCGCCCTGGATGTTCGGCGCCGCTGGTCGTGAGCACATGCAGAAGTACGGCACCACCGCCGAGCACTTCGCCAAGATCGGTTACAAGAACCACAAGCATTCGGTGAACAACCCTTATGCGCAGTTCCAGGAGGAATACACCCTTCAGGACATCTTGGACGCCAAGGAGATCTACGCACCACTGACCAAATTGCAGTGCTCGCCGACCTCCGACGGATCGGGTGCGGCCATCCTGGCCTCGGAGCGGTTCGTCGAGGCGAACGGGCTCGGTGACCGCGCCGTGGAGATCGTCGGCCAGGCGATGACCACCGACACCCCGGGAACGCTGGAATCCAAGTCGGCGATCACGCTCATCGGATTCGACATGGCCAAGCTCGCTGCACAGAAAGTGTATGAGCAGGCACAGATTTCGGCCGACGATGTGGACGTCATCGAGTTGCACGACTGCTTCTCGGCCAACGAACTGATCACCTACGAGGCGCTGGGACTGTGCGCCGAGGGTGAGGGTGGCAAGCTGATCGACAACGGTGACACCACCTATGGTGGCCGCTGGGTGGTGAACCCGTCGGGGGGCCTGATCTCCAAGGGGCACCCGCTCGGTGCGACCGGTCTGGCCCAGTGCGCCGAGCTCACCTGGCAGCTGCGCGGTGATGCCGATAAGCGCCAGGTGGCCGACGCAAAGGTGGCGTTGCAGCACAACCTCGGCCTCGGTGGCGCGTGTGTGGTCACCGCCTACAAGCCGGCCAACCGCTGAAAGGGGTTGGGAAGCAATGGCTGACACCAAGTACCCGTTCAACAATGACGGCCTGGACCAGTGGGGCGCCGAGGAGACCATCGAGGTCGACAAGGACCGCCTGATCGCCTATGCCGAGGCCACCAACGACCCGATCGAAGAGCATCGCAAGGGGGAGGTGGCACCACCGGTTTTCGCGGTGGTGCCCATCTTCCAGTCGCTCGTCGGCACCACGATGAGTGTCGTTCCCTACCAGCTGATTCCGCGCGTGGTGCACGGTGAGCAGTTCTTCCGGTTCCACCGGCCCATCAAGCCCGGCGATACACTGGTGGCCAAGTCGAAGATGACCGGCTACGAGGGTATGGAGAACGGAACCCGTGGCACGGTGTATGCCGAAACGCGAGATGCCTCGGGTGATCTGGTCAACGAGCAGTACGTGACCTTCTTCTTCCGCAAGTACGACGTGGGTGAGACGCGAGGTGTTCTCGGCCCGAACGTTGTGCTGGATGAGGCGATCAAGGCCAACGGACCGGCCGCCTCCCTGGTGCAGCATGTCGATGACGACCAGACGTTCCGGTACAGCCCGGCGTCGGGTGATCCGATGCCGATCCACCTGGACAACGATGCCGCAGTGGCGGCCGGACTGCCGGGCATCATCGCGCATGGGTTGTGCACCATGGCATTTACGTCATGGGCGGCCCTGACCGAGCTGGCCGACTCACGCACCGAGCGTCTCAAGGAACTGGCGGTGCGGTTCGCCAAGCCGGTGCTACCCGGACAGGACATCACCACCAGCTTCTGGAAGAACGGTGCCGCCGGTACCTATTCGTACGAAACCAGCGTCGGCGACGACCTCGTCATCAAAAACGGCCACGCCGTTATCGCCTAAGTCATCGCAGAAGGAGAGGAAATCACTATGGGACAGCTTGACGGACGGGTGGCGGTCATCACCGGTGCCGGACGTGGGATCGGTCGTGAGCACGCGCTGCTCTTCGCCAGGGAAGGCGCATCGGTGGTCGTCAACGACCTCGGCGGCGCCAACGACGGCTCCGGATCGGATGCCGGGCCCGCGCAGGAGGTGGTCGACGAGATCGTTGCCGCGGGAGGCAAAGCCGTTGCGAACACCGACAACATCTCGACCTGGGCCGGTGCCTCGAATCTGGTGAACCAGGCCGTCGAGACCTTCGGACAGCTGGACGCCGTCGTGAACAACGCGGGCATCCTGCGGGACGGTTTCGTCGCAGGCCTTGAGGAGGACCAGTGGGACTCGGTCATCCAGGTGCACCTCAAGGGGCATTTCGCGGTGCTGCGTCACGCAGCCGAGTATTGGAAGGCGCAGTCCAAGGCGGGTGCTGATGTCAAGGCCACCGTGGTGAACACCGCATCGGATTCCGGTGTGACACTGCCAAATCCGGGTCAGGGCAACTACGGTGCGGCCAAGGCCGGCATCGCGGCGCTGTCCTGCGTCGCGGCCGCAGAGCTGGAGCGGTACGGGGTCAAGGTGAACGCGATCGCGCCGGTGGCGCGCACGCGCCTGACGCTGGCCACACCGGGTATGGGTGCGATCTTTGCCGCGCCGGTGGACGAGGGACAGTTCGACATGTTCAGCCCGGCCAACATCTCACCGTTGGTGGCCTACCTGAGCACGGAGAAGAACCCGTGGACCGGCCAGGTGTTCAAGGTGACCGGCGGATCCATCCAGCGGCTCAAGGGTTGGTCGGTGACCGACACCGCCGAGACCGACGGACCGTGGAGCATTGACCTGGTGCGCGAGAGCGTCGAGCCCTGGAAGTAGGAATTTCTTAACGCGAACGGTCCCCCGAAATCGGGGGACCGTTCGGCGTTTTCAGGTGTGTCCGCGGCGGCCCACCCCTAGATTCGGAGTATGAGGCACGCCGGTCAACTCGCCGCGGAGTTCGTCGGCACGCTGATCTTGATTCTGTTCGGGTTGGGTGTCGTCGCACAGGTGGTGACGGCCGGGAACGAGGACTACGGCAATCACAACTCCATCGCCTGGGCCTGGGGCATGGGAGTCGCCTTCGGTATTTTCGCCGCCGGTCGGATATCCGGCGCGCACCTCAACCCGGCGGTCACCCTGGCGTTGGCGGCGTTTCGTGGATTCCCCTGGAAACAGGTGGTTCCGTTCATCGTGGCCCAGACCGCCGGTGCGTTCGTGGCGGCGCTGCTGGTTCGGTGGAACTACGGGAGTGTGTTGTCGGCCGTGGATCCCGGGCACACCATTGCGACGCAGGGGGTTTTCTCGACGCTGCCGGGCAATGGCGCCCTTGACGTCAGCCTGTGGGGCGGCCTGCGCGACCAGATCATCGGCACCGCGATCTTGCTGTTCCTGATCTTCGCCATTTCGGACCGGCGCAACATCCGCATGCCCGAGAGTCTTTTGCCCTTCGCGATCGGCACGGTGGTCGTCGGTCTGGGCATGTCGTGGGGGTCAATCGCGGGATACGCGATCAATCCGGCGCGCGACTTCGGACCCCGGCTGGCGTCCTATCTCACCGGATTCGATACGGCCTTCCTGGACCAGCACGGTGCCCAGTACTGGTGGGTGCCGATAGTGGGACCACTCATCGGAGGCCTGCTGGGGGCCGCCCTGTACCGCTACCTCGTGGAAGCATTCCTGTACGCAGACGATTCCGAAACCCAATCACCGTCGCACACCGAGGAGTTCGCCAATGGCTGATTTCGTGGCATCGATCGACCAGGGCACGACCAGCACGCGTGCCATGATCTTCAACCACCGGGGCGAGGAGGTCGGCCGCCACCAGTTGGAGCATCAGCAGCTGCTGCCGCGTGCTGGCTGGGTGGAGCACAATCCGGTGGAGATCTGGGAACGCACCTGGTCGGTGCTGGCCACTTCCCTGAACGTGACCGGGTTGTCGTCGGGGGATCTGGCCGCGGTGGGGGTGACCAACCAGCGCGAGACCACGTTGGTGTGGAACCGTCACACCGGCCGGCCGTACTGCAATGCCATCGTGTGGCAGGACACCCGCACCGACAAGATCGCGGCGGCGCTGGACCGAGACGGCCGCGGTGACGTCATCCGTGAGAAGGCCGGATTGCCACCTGCCACATACTTTTCCGGCGGCAAGCTGCAGTGGATTCTGGAGAACATCGACGGTGTGCGCCGCGACGCGGAGAACGGGGATGCGCTCTTCGGCACCCCCGATAGCTGGGTGATCTGGAACCTTACCGGCGGCATTCGTGGCGGGGTGCACGTCACCGACGTGACCAACGCCAGCCGTACGATGCTGATGAACCTGGAGACCCTGGATTGGGATGACGAGCTGTTGTCGTTCTTTTCCATTCCGCGCCAGATGCTTCCGCCGATCAAGGCATCCTCGCCGGTAGAGCCCTTTGGTGTGACGACCCATATGGGGCCGCTCGGGGGTGAGGTGCCCATTGCCGGTGACCTGGGCGATCAGCAGGCGGCGATGGTGGGGCAGGTGTGCCTGAGCCCCGGCGAGGCCAAGAACACCTATGGCACCGGAAACTTCTTGCTACTCAACACCGGTGAAGAATTGGTCCGCTCCCGCAACGGGTTGTTGACCACGGTCTGTTACCAATTCGGGGACAACAAACCGGCGTACGCGCTGGAGGGTTCCATCGCGGTTACCGGCTCGGCGGTGCAGTGGTTGCGGGATCAGCTCGGCATCATCAGCGGTGCCGCACAGAGCGAGGATTTGGCGCGTCAGGTCGAGGACAACGGCGGAGTCTATTTCGTACCGGCCTTCTCGGGTCTGTTCGCGCCGTACTGGCGTTCGGATGCCCGCGGCGCGATCGTGGGCCTTTCCCGGTTCAACACCAACGCGCATTTGGCGCGCGCGACGCTGGAGGCGATCTGCTACCAGAGCCGCGAAGTGGTCGAGGCCATGGAGGCCGACTCGGGTGTGCACCTGGAGGTGCTCAAGGTGGACGGTGGGATCACCGCGAATAAGCTTTGCATGCAGATCCAGGCCGACACCCTGGGCGTGGATGTCGTCAAACCTGTTGTCGCCGAGACGACCGCGCTCGGTGCTGCGTATGCGGCGGGCTTGGCCGTTGGTTTCTGGAAGGACGTCGAGGACCTGCGGCGGAACTGGCAGGAAGACGAGCGATGGAGCTCCTCGATCAACGAAGAACAGCGCGAGCACGGATTCGCCGGCTGGAAGAAGGCCGTACAGCGCACGCTGGACTGGGTCGAGGTGTAAGTAATGGCCGAGTGTCGACTTCTCGGGTGAAAGCTCGAGAGAACGGCCCGAGAAGTCGACACTCGACAGGTGAGCTAGTCGGTTTCGCCCAAGATGCCGTAGATCTGCTTGCGGGCAGAATTTACGATCTCGATGATCCGCTGCTGCTGTTCGGCTGAGGCGGCGTGGGCCGATTGCGCGACCGCGCCCATCAGCTGACCGAGTGCGGAACGAAGATCGAGCACCGATGGATCGGCGTCCTCGTTGATCTTGTCCCAGGGCGGGGTGTCGAGTTTGGCCGCGCCAGCCTTGCCTTCTTCGGTGAGCTCGAACTGCTTGCGGCTGCCGCTGCCTTCGGCCTCGACGATGAGGCCCTCGTCGACGAGCAGTTGCAGTGTCGGATAGACCGAACCGGGGCTTGGCCGCCAGATGTTATTGCTGCGTTCGGCGATCTCGCGGATCATCTCGTAGCCGTGCATCGGGCGTTCGGCGAGCAGCGCCAGGATGGCGGCCCGGACGTCGCCGCGCTGGCCACGTCCTCGTCCGCGTCCACGCGGCTGGTCACCGAAACCGAATCCGAAACCAGGGCCGAAGCCCGGACCGAATCCGCGTCCAAACCCTGGCCCGAACCCGCGGTCCATGAACGCGCCGGGGCCGCGACGCCCAGCCCAGGCTTGCTCCTGGAACTCGCCGCGCGGGTCGCATTCGTGACGACGACCACCGTGGCGCCGACCTGGTCCGCGACGTGTGGGGTCGAAACCGAATCCGAAACCAAATGGTGTGTCGGGCCGAAACTGCTCGGCCCTTTCCTCATGGGAAGTCATGTGTATCTCCTTGTGCTTGGGGGAGGCGTGATCACCTCTCGATACATAACGATATATCGGAATCGATCGTGATGCAACGAAAACTTTCGGAGGTGATTTCGAGAGCTCCTGCCAGCTACGCGCCGTAGGGTGACCGCCATGACGGTGAAGTGGCTGGAACAACCCGAGGACCACGACTACGCGGCGGCCGTGGACTACCTGACGCTCGTCGGTGAGGCCGATGTGGTGAAGCGGACCGTGAAGGCGCTGCGCAACGCGACGCTGGAGTACCGCAAGGCCAAGGACATCCTGCGGGCGGCTCACCTGGAGATGCTTCCCAAGACCAACGCTCACGTGGCCCGCGACCTTGCGAAGATCGCCAAGGACAAGGCGTTGTCCCCTATCCTGCTGGTACGGGGGGATGCACGTTCCGGGGCGCGGCTCGAGATCGCAGACGGCTACCACCGGGTCTGCGCTAGCTACATATCCGACGAAAATACCGACATCCCCTGCCATTTGGTTTCCTGGCAGTAGCTCCATGAGCGGATTTGGATTTCCGACCCTGGCGATCGTCGTCGTCGTCGGAATGGTCGGGCCGCTGCTCGCACTCAATACGCGGCTGCGGATTCCTGTCGTCATCGGTGAACTACTCGCCGGAATCATCATCGGCCGCACCGGATTTAGCTGGATCGACGCCTTCGATCCCACGTTCAAGATGTTCGCCGACGTCGGGTTCGCACTGGTCATGTTCGTGGCAGGCACGCATGTGCCCATACGCGACAAGACGATGGTGGCCGCACTACCCAAGGCGGCACTGCGCGCCATCGTGGTGGGCGCGGTCGGTGCGGTACTCGGAGTGCTGCTGGCCAACGCGTTCCACACCGGACACGCACCGCTGTACGCGGTGCTCATCGCCTCCTCCTCGGCGGCGCTGGTACTGCCGATCATCGACTCCCTGGGCCTGCAAGGGCCCAAGGTGTTGAGCGCCACCGCGCAGGTCGCCATCGCCGATACCGCGTCGATTGTGCTGCTGCCCTTGGTTATCGATCTCAAACATGCTCCCCGTGCTGCCGTCGGTGCGGTGGCCGTTGCGGCGTGCGCGGGCATTGTCTTCGTGATCCTGCGCGCGCTCGATCAGGCCGGAAAGCTCGACCGGTTCCACGACTATTCAAAGCAGCGCCGAGTGGCCATGGAGCTACGGATCAGCCTGGCCATCGTCTTCGGGCTGGCGGCGCTGGCCGTGGAGACCCACGTGTCGATCATGTTGGCCGGGTTCGCCCTGGGCCTGGTCGTCGCGGGCATCGGAGAGCCGCGCCGCCTTGCCAAGCAGTTGTTCGGATTCACCGAGGGCTTCTTCTCGCCGCTGTTCTTCGTCTGGCTGGGGGCGTCCCTGCACGTGCGTGAGCTCGGTGAGAACCCCAAGCTCATGCTGCTGGGGCTGGGCCTGGGTGGCTCGGCCGTGTTGGCCCATGTGGTCGGACGGCTCTTCGGACAGCCTGTATCGCTGGGTGCGTTGGCGGCGGCTCAGCTCGGCGTGCCCATCGCGGCGGCCGCGATCGGCGAACAGCAGCAATCATTACTGCACGGTGAGGCTGCGGCACTCATCTTGGGGGCACTGGTCACGATCGTCGCGGCAACGCTAGGCGGCTCGGTCTACGCGAAGACGTCTGCCCGGAATCAGCCAGGGGTAGCGAAACCTGAAGGCCCCCGAGGAGACTCGGAGGGTTCTGAAGCTGCCGATGCCGAGGGTGGTCCGGCCCAGTCGGCCGGCGGGACAGGCGACGGCGCCGCAGGGTAGGCGGGCTGCATGTGTTCCAGGGCGCGGAGGTGACGTTCGGCGAGCACCGCAGCCAGCATGAACTGTGGGGGTGTGCCGGGCGGCGGTGGCGGTGCGATGCTGGCAAGCACATCGGTGGAGATCTGATAGAGCATCTGGTCACGGGTTTGCGGCGCCAATTGCCCTGCACGGTTGAGGAATTGGCGCGCAAGATTCGCCTGTTCGGTGGTGAGCCCCGAGAGTTGTAGCGTCTGCGCCCATTCGGCCAGTGGTGGTGGCATCACCGGTGGCGGAGGGAGTTTGGGGCCACGCTCGCTGATCACCATGGTGCCCGCGAAGATGTCGCCCAGACGTTTGCCCTTGGCCGACACCAAGCTGCTGATCACGGCGGGTGCGCCCATGAACATGAAGATCTCGACCACGGCCGCAAGGGCGCGGATGACGGCTTGCCGCAGGCGTTCCGGGCCGCCGTCGTCGGACACCACCCGCAATCCCATGGCCATCTTGCCCAGCGAGCGTCCCCGGGTCGACATCTCCCAGATGACGGGATAGCCGACGAGCGCCAGCACGGAGTAGGCGATGCTGAGCGCGCCGGCCAGAGCCTCGTCGAACTGCGAGAGCGAGAACGCGACGACGAAGATTCCGGCATACAGCACGATCACCTGCACGAAGATGTCGATGAACGCGGACACCACCCGCACCGGAAGCTGGGCCACCTTGACGTCCAAGACAACCGCGTCACCCGTCACCAACTCGGACATCACTCGAGACTACTAGTATTTGCCAGATGGACGTGGACGCATTCGTCGCCACTCACCGGGGGACATGGGACCGACTGGAGCTGCTGCTCAAGCGCAGGAGGAGCCTGAGCGGTCCAGAGATCGATGAGCTGGTCGAGCTGTACCAGCGAGTGTCGACACACCTGTCGACCGTGCGGTCGTCCTCGGGGGATCCGGCATTGGTCGGGCGGCTGTCCAACCTGGTTGCCCGGGCACGTTCGGCCGTAACCGGCGAGCATGCCCCGCTGTGGCGTCACTTCATCCGATTCTGGACGGTGTCGTTTCCCGTGGTCGCCTACCGGAGCTGGCGTTGGTGGCTGGGCGCGACGGTCGCCTCGATGGTGTTGGCAGTCGCCGTCGGTATCTGGGTGATGCACTCGGCCGAGCTGCAATCGGTGATCGGAACACCCGATGAGATTGCGCACCTGGTGAACGAGGACTTCGAAAACTATTACAGCGAGCATCCCGCGGCGGCCTTCGCGCTGCACGTGTGGATCAACAACTCGTGGGTGGCGGCCCAGTGCATCATCTTCGCCGTGCTGCTGGGCATTCCCATCCCGTTTGTGCTGTTCATGAATGCGGCGAATGTGGGCGTGGCCGGTGGTTTGATGATCGCGGCGGGCCGCGGAGATGTGTTCTTCGGCCTGATCCTTCCGCACGGTCTCTTGGAGTTGACGGCGGTGTTCTTGGCCGCGGGCGCGGGAATGCGCCTGGGATGGAAGGTCATTGACCCCGGCGATCGGCCCCGTGGACAAGTGCTTGCCGAGCAGGGCCGTGCCGTCATGTCGGTGGCGGGCGGATTGGTCGGGGTACTGCTGGTGAGCGGTCTCATCGAGGCGCTGGTCACCCCGTCGCCGTTGCCCACATTCGCGCGTGTGGCAATCGGGGTGATCGCGGAGGCGCTGTTCCTGGCCTATGTGGTGATTCTCGGGCGGCGTGGGGTGGCCGCTAACGAATCCGGCGATATGGAAGATGCTCCCGACTACGCTCCGGCTTCCTGAGCGCTACAGGCGTCCGGATGCCTTCAACGACAGATACCGGTCGGCAAGGGCCGGGGCGATCTCGTCCGGTGGGGCGTCGACGACTTCGACACCTTGACGACGCAACAGGGTGACGATGCGTCGGCGTCCGCCGCGGGTACGTTCGGCGGCGGCCGCGTCGTAGACCTGCTCGACGTCGAGCGACCGGATATTTCCTGGCGCCGTGGAGTTCTCGGGCATCACCATGTCGTCGACACGTGGATCGCTGACCGCGGCTACCAGCAGGTGGTGATGGCTGGTCAGCTGGGGAAGTAGCGGTAGCAGGCCCTCCTCGAGGGCCTCGGGGTTCAGGTCGGTCAGGAGCACGATGAGCGAGCGATGACGAGATTTGCGACGGATGGTGGCCACGAGATCGCGGGCGTCGGATTCGACAAGCGAGGGTTCCAGCGGCGCCATCGCGTTGACCACGAGCGAAAGCAGTTCGTTGCGCGATGCTCCGGACACCTGCGAGCGCACCGTGCGGTCGTGCGCCAGGAAGTCCACGCGATCTCCGGCGCGAGATGCCAATGCCACCAACAGCAATGCGGCGTCCATCGCCCAGTCCAACCGCGGCCACCCGGAGGGATCACCCGATGTCGGGTCGACGCCGATGCGTCCCGCCGAGGTGCGACCGGTGTCCAGCACCACGAGGATGCGGCGGTCTCGTTCCGGACGCCAGGTGCGTACCACCACGTCATTGCGCCGGGCGGAGGCGCGCCAGTCGATGGACCGGACATCGTCGCCCACGACATATTCACGCAGCGAGTCGAATTCGGTGCCTTGGCCGCGGATCAGCACAGGGATGGCGCCTTCGAGTTCGCGCAGTTTGGCCAGGCGGGATGGCAGATGCTTGCGACTCAGGAACGGCGGCAGTACGCGCAGCTGCCACGGCACGTCGTGACGTCCCTGCCGCCCGGCCAACCCCAGCGGTCCCACCGTGCGGACGGTCACCGTCGCCGGCCGGTGATCGCCACGGCGCAAGGGGTGCAAGGAGGTAACGATCTGTGTGCGTTCGCCGGTGCGCAGATTCAACCGGTGTGCCCGTGGTGTGGCACGCATGCTCGGTGCCCAACTGTCCCGGACCCATCCGCGTACCCGGCGGCCCGGATTCTGGATCTGCAGGGTGATGTCTGCGGATTCACCAAGCCGGATGGAATCCGGCCCCGACCGGACAAAGGTGAGACGGCGCGGGCTGGCGGCGGCGGCGATATCGACGACGATCAGTACCGCGAGCGCCAGGAGTAGCAGCCAGAACAGCCGAACCGGCCACTGCGACACCAGGATCAGCAGCGCGCCGAGCAGCGCCGCCAATCCCGCGCGTCCGGTGAGAATCACTAGCGCGGCACCGGAACCGTGACGAGGATGCCGTCGAGCACTCGGTCCGAGGTGGCGCCCTCCAACTCGGCCTCGGGGCGCAGGCCGATGCGGTGGCGCAGGGTCGGGCGCGCCATCGCCTTGACATCGTCCGGGGTGACGTAGTTGCGCCCGGAAAGCCACGCCCACGCACGGGATGTCGCCAGCAGGGCTGTCGCAGCGCGCGGGGAGGCGCCCAGCTGTAGCGAGGGCGATTGGCGGGTGGCGCGGATGACGTCGACCACGTAGGCGAGCACCTCGGGGGCCACCAGCACGCGGCCCACCGCGGCGCGTCCGGCCTCCAGGTCGGCGGCAGAGGCGACCGGAGTGACATGGGACAGGTTGCGGGGGTCGAATCCGTGCGCGTGCCGCTCCAGGATGGCAATCTCCTGATCACGTTCCGGCAGAGACACGTTGAGCTTCATGAGGAAGCGGTCCAACTGAGCCTCGGGCAGCTGATAGGTGCCCTCGTATTCGATGGGATTCTGGGTCGCGGCGACGATGAAGGGATCGGGGAGCGGCCGTGGAGTGCCATCGACCGTCACCTGACGCTCCTCCATGGCCTCCAGCAGTGCCGCCTGCGTCTTGGGCGGGGTGCGGTTGATCTCGTCGGCCAGCAGCAGATTGGTGAACACCGGACCGGCCCGGAACTCGAATGCCGCGGTGCGTGCGTCATAGACCAGGGACCCGGTGACGTCACCCGGCATCAGGTCGGGGGTGAACTGTACCCGCTTGAACTCCAGGGACAGCGCCGCCGAGAGCGTACGCACCAGAAGGGTTTTCGCGACTCCGGGGACGCCTTCCAACAGGACGTGCCCGCGGCACAGGAGCGCGACGACCAGTCCGCTGACCACGGAATCCTGCCCCACGACCACGGTGGCGATTTGTTCGCGCAACGCGGCCAGGGCATTGCGCGCGGCGTCCTCAGAGTTCCCGGTGGTGGATGCCTGTGTCACGATTCGCGTACCTGCCTTTCCAGAAGATCCAGTTGTCGAGTCAGATTGGTGAGCTGTTGGTCATCGGACGGGACGGGGCCGAACAGCACATGGTGAATCTCGATGGGGTTACGGCCTATTCGCTGAGCGACGGTGGTGGTGACGACCTGCGGCGTCTCGTCGACCGGGAGGCCGAGCCGGCGTACGATCCGGTAGGTGGCGGCCTCGCGCAACGATGCGGCGGCGAGATCGCGGGCACGGCGCGACCGGTAGAGGCGCCCGCGCCCCTCGGTGGTTTCCGAAGCGCGCACGATCACCGGAAGCTTTTCGGCGACCACGGGCCCCAGGCGGCGGCCCCGCCAGAGAGCGAGCAGCAGTACGACGATGCAGAGCTGCCACATGGCCATGCTCACTTGGTCGGGGATCAGATCACCCATCGATTTCGGTTGGGCGCTGGTGCCGACCTTCGGCCGTTCGGGGACGTACCAGACCAGGTGCGAGGAGCGGCCGGCCAGATTCATGGCCAATGCCGCATTGCCCTGCTTGGCCAGTTGCAGGTTGGATAGCAGGGTGTCATCGCCCAGCACGGTGATGGTGCGGGTGCCCTCGGGATAACGCAGCAGTGTGCCGCCGTAGCAGCTGATTTGGCCGGGACCTGGATTGGTGAATGTGTAGGTGGGGCCGATGTATGTCTGAATGGTGCCGGCCCGCTGAGCTTCCCGGAGATCGCAGTTGGGTTCGACGATCTCATCGCTTTGGTATGAGGTGATGCGTGCCTGCGAGGCCAGCCGCTCACGGGTCGCGGAGTACGGCGCCAGCAGCAGGCGATCCCCGGGAATCTCAATCAGAGAGTCCAGTATCTCGTCGGTGAGATTCCCATTGTCCAGCACCATGAGCTGGCTGTCGGGTCGCATCGCGGCACGGACCTCGCCGATGGTGGTGGCGCGTGTGACGGTGACACCGCGCTCGCGCAGCAGTTGCGCGAGAGCGTGCCCGCCCCGCTGGGTCACGGCTTCGGGGTCGAGATAGCCCTCGGGCCGAGGTGATTTGGTGACCAGTAGACCCGTGACGACGATGGCGACCAGCGCGGTCAGGATCCATGCCCAGGTGCGCCAGCGGTCCCGGAGGCGGGGAGAGGTGGCGGTGCTGGTGGTCACCGCACCGCCTCCCAGCCCGTCATCGCGCCCGGTTCTGTGGATGTCAACAGAACCGGGGCATCGCGGATATGGTCGTCCAAGTCGGCGATCTTGCGATAGGACTGTTCGGTGCCTGGGCGTTCGCCGTAGCTCACGTCATTGAAGATTTCCGCACTCGATCGGAATTCTGGTGCCAGTGAGGGTAATTCGCGTGATGCGTCGGCGGCCAGCTCGTTGGCGGTACGTCCGGGCACCGGGGTGAGGATCGTGCGTTCTTCGAGTTGGCGCGCCACGGCGCGCAGCCGGTGCCGGATTGCCGAGGCCCAGTCACCTTGGGATGCGGCGAGTTCGGCCGCCGCTCGATGCTCCGCCGCGGTGAGCTCAGCTGATTCGAAGAGCCCGAAATCCGCGCCGCCCTTGGTCCGGATGGCGCGGCGTGCAATGCGCACCAACAGCACCACGACGGCGATGATGATGAGCGCGGTGACGACGATGGTGAACCAACCGCCGGGAACCTCGCTGGCCCGGAACTCCAGGTAGTTCAGGTGTTCGATGATCCAGTTGACCAGACGGTCCAGTGGCGAGGGGTGCTCGTAGATCGGTTTGGCGAGTTCGTGTTGGGCCGCCTCGGCCGCTGATTCGCGGTCGATGTCGACGGTCGGCATTACACCTGAACCGGGGGATACGCGGGCAGCCACAACGCATCAGGGTCGATGCCGGGTTGTCCGAGGCGCTCGCGCGTTCTGGTTTCGGTTTGCAACACGAGATCGAATGCCTCGGTGCGCATTCGCTGATCGGTGTAGAGCAGCACGTTCACCGCGGCGTTGAACGGCAGCGTGATGATCTGGGCGACGATGACACCGACACTGGTGAGCGCCAGACCCAGGAGCATTGTCGTGCTGCTGGTATTCGATGAGCCCAGGCCCATGCCGATCTGTCCGCCGAGGCTGAAGGGCATTCCCAGGATGCCGGCAACGATGCCGACGATGATGGATGTGAGTAGCAGGATGCCCAGGAGGCGCCAATAGCCCTTGCGTACCAAGGATATTGATCGGCCGATTGCGCCGAAGACACTCTGGCGCTCCAGGATGAGTACCGGTGAGGCCAGGGCGAAG contains:
- a CDS encoding DUF4350 domain-containing protein — protein: MTTSTATSPRLRDRWRTWAWILTALVAIVVTGLLVTKSPRPEGYLDPEAVTQRGGHALAQLLRERGVTVTRATTIGEVRAAMRPDSQLMVLDNGNLTDEILDSLIEIPGDRLLLAPYSATRERLASQARITSYQSDEIVEPNCDLREAQRAGTIQTYIGPTYTFTNPGPGQISCYGGTLLRYPEGTRTITVLGDDTLLSNLQLAKQGNAALAMNLAGRSSHLVWYVPERPKVGTSAQPKSMGDLIPDQVSMAMWQLCIVVLLLALWRGRRLGPVVAEKLPVIVRASETTEGRGRLYRSRRARDLAAASLREAATYRIVRRLGLPVDETPQVVTTTVAQRIGRNPIEIHHVLFGPVPSDDQQLTNLTRQLDLLERQVRES
- a CDS encoding DUF4129 domain-containing protein, with the translated sequence MPTVDIDRESAAEAAQHELAKPIYEHPSPLDRLVNWIIEHLNYLEFRASEVPGGWFTIVVTALIIIAVVVLLVRIARRAIRTKGGADFGLFESAELTAAEHRAAAELAASQGDWASAIRHRLRAVARQLEERTILTPVPGRTANELAADASRELPSLAPEFRSSAEIFNDVSYGERPGTEQSYRKIADLDDHIRDAPVLLTSTEPGAMTGWEAVR